In Candidatus Ancaeobacter aquaticus, a single genomic region encodes these proteins:
- the tatC gene encoding twin-arginine translocase subunit TatC, whose amino-acid sequence MATSTEKAFIDHLEELRLVIIKSVAVFLILTALGFMLAPSIIRWLVYPLQHVLAAVGSTISPESILRTLRPTGGFLVGLKAAFLFGIVLSLPVILYFFGSFLIPGLTKKERKVIIPAFSASFFLFCIGAAFCYFVILPFALKFFWGYTERLGIRNEWIIENYVSFVVQFLVAFGLVFEIPCIVLALVKVGVLSHAVLRKSRKYAIVGVFVLAAAITPTPDIITQIVVALPMYLLFEFCVWTAKIFERKKTVKDDENTEFGDKDLMG is encoded by the coding sequence ATGGCCACTTCGACTGAAAAAGCATTTATTGATCACTTAGAGGAATTGCGATTAGTTATTATTAAAAGTGTAGCTGTTTTTCTTATATTGACCGCACTCGGTTTTATGCTTGCACCTTCCATTATTCGTTGGCTTGTATATCCATTACAGCACGTTTTGGCTGCGGTTGGAAGCACTATTAGCCCCGAAAGTATTTTAAGGACACTTCGGCCAACAGGCGGTTTTCTTGTGGGGCTTAAAGCTGCGTTTCTTTTTGGTATTGTGCTTTCTCTTCCGGTCATTCTCTATTTTTTTGGCTCATTTCTTATTCCTGGTTTGACGAAAAAGGAGAGAAAGGTTATCATTCCCGCTTTCTCCGCGAGTTTTTTTTTGTTTTGTATCGGAGCGGCTTTTTGTTATTTTGTTATTCTGCCGTTTGCATTAAAGTTTTTTTGGGGATACACTGAGCGTTTAGGTATACGGAATGAGTGGATCATTGAAAATTATGTATCTTTTGTTGTGCAGTTTTTAGTGGCATTTGGGCTTGTATTTGAAATACCCTGCATTGTGCTGGCACTCGTTAAAGTGGGTGTCCTGTCACATGCGGTTTTGCGAAAGAGTAGGAAATATGCGATAGTTGGCGTGTTTGTTTTAGCGGCGGCAATTACTCCTACACCGGATATTATAACTCAGATTGTTGTGGCACTACCGATGTATCTCCTGTTTGAGTTTTGTGTCTGGACAGCTAAAATCTTTGAAAGAAAAAAAACGGTTAAAGATGACGAAAACACAGAATTTGGCGATAAAGATTTAATGGGCTAA
- the tatA gene encoding twin-arginine translocase TatA/TatE family subunit, producing MPSWIGLPELIVILVIILLLFGAKKLPDMARSIGKSVKEFKKSVSDITDDEKENKSSGAEKKEDSSQKEEPRQENKG from the coding sequence ATGCCTAGCTGGATCGGTCTTCCTGAACTTATTGTAATTCTCGTAATAATACTTTTATTGTTTGGCGCAAAAAAACTACCTGATATGGCACGGTCAATAGGAAAAAGCGTAAAAGAATTTAAGAAATCTGTAAGCGACATTACCGATGATGAAAAGGAAAACAAATCTTCGGGTGCTGAAAAGAAAGAAGATAGTTCTCAAAAAGAGGAGCCTCGTCAGGAAAATAAAGGATGA
- a CDS encoding SDR family oxidoreductase has translation MRKKTCVVTGGAGFLGSHLCEYLLQKDYRVIVLDNFITGNPKNIEHLKKHPHFEFKRRDVTENIKIDGKVDIIFHFASPASPVDYLELPIQTLKVGSLGTYRALGLAKAKNARFLLASTSEVYGDPLVHPQPEDYWGNVNPIGPRGVYDEAKRFAEAITMAYHRTHNVDTKIVRIFNTYGERMRLNDGRVVPNFMCQALKGKPITVYGDGEQTRSFCYVSDLIEGIYRLAMSDINDPVNIGNPDEYSILEFAQKIKALVGAKSKIIYKPLPKDDPRIRQPNIKKAKKLLRWTPKVTLDEGLKRTVDWFHAQLYKNKSK, from the coding sequence ATGAGGAAAAAAACGTGTGTTGTAACAGGTGGTGCAGGATTTCTGGGTTCTCATTTATGTGAATATTTGCTTCAGAAGGATTATCGGGTCATAGTTCTGGATAATTTTATTACCGGCAACCCAAAGAATATTGAGCACTTGAAGAAACACCCCCATTTTGAGTTTAAGAGACGAGATGTTACTGAAAATATCAAAATTGACGGAAAAGTTGACATAATATTTCATTTTGCTTCTCCGGCAAGTCCCGTAGATTACCTTGAACTTCCCATACAGACCTTAAAAGTCGGATCACTTGGGACTTATAGAGCTCTGGGATTAGCAAAAGCGAAGAATGCCCGTTTTTTATTGGCATCGACATCCGAAGTTTATGGAGATCCTTTGGTGCATCCTCAACCGGAAGACTATTGGGGAAACGTTAATCCTATTGGCCCACGAGGTGTCTACGATGAGGCAAAGAGATTTGCAGAAGCAATAACAATGGCATATCACCGCACACATAACGTTGATACAAAAATAGTAAGGATATTTAATACTTACGGTGAACGCATGCGGCTCAATGACGGGAGAGTTGTTCCAAACTTCATGTGTCAGGCGCTAAAGGGTAAGCCTATTACCGTATATGGTGATGGGGAACAGACACGGAGCTTTTGTTATGTGTCAGATCTTATTGAAGGGATTTATCGACTTGCGATGAGCGATATAAATGATCCTGTTAACATTGGTAATCCGGACGAATATTCGATTTTAGAATTTGCTCAAAAGATAAAAGCTCTTGTTGGTGCAAAAAGTAAGATCATCTATAAGCCATTACCAAAAGACGATCCTCGTATACGTCAGCCGAATATCAAAAAAGCGAAGAAACTGCTTAGGTGGACTCCAAAAGTGACGTTAGATGAGGGACTTAAGAGAACCGTAGACTGGTTTCATGCACAATTATACAAGAATAAATCGAAATAA